In Micromonospora sp. WMMD980, the following are encoded in one genomic region:
- a CDS encoding bifunctional DNA primase/polymerase has product MWGNVRPRVAHLSPLERVRLRRVAVRYALHGWPVTPGACLANRRFVCGRVGCPTVGCHPALEDWEHAASADPARVATWWRSRPHGVLLPTGHAFDVLEVAAHLGRRVLDAVATHPAGLGVRGPVLVTPTGRWMFLVRPGDPLRPELEHCFHVVRHGPGSWIPAPPTRLPEGTVRWAVAPEQARWQMPDSYLVQNALIAALRAAGITLTPDLFPGHLPLPRRAR; this is encoded by the coding sequence ATGTGGGGGAACGTCAGACCGCGCGTCGCTCACCTGTCGCCGTTGGAACGGGTGCGGCTGCGCCGGGTCGCTGTCCGGTACGCGCTGCACGGCTGGCCGGTCACGCCGGGCGCCTGCCTGGCCAACCGGCGCTTCGTCTGCGGCCGGGTTGGCTGCCCCACCGTCGGCTGCCATCCGGCGCTGGAGGACTGGGAACACGCGGCGAGCGCCGACCCGGCCCGGGTGGCCACCTGGTGGCGCAGCCGCCCGCACGGCGTGCTGCTGCCCACCGGGCACGCGTTCGACGTGCTGGAGGTCGCCGCGCACCTGGGCCGGCGGGTGCTGGACGCGGTCGCGACCCATCCGGCCGGCCTCGGCGTACGTGGGCCGGTGCTGGTCACCCCGACCGGCCGGTGGATGTTCCTGGTCCGCCCCGGCGACCCGCTGCGGCCGGAGCTGGAGCACTGCTTCCACGTGGTGCGGCACGGTCCCGGCTCGTGGATCCCGGCCCCGCCGACCCGGCTCCCCGAGGGGACGGTGCGCTGGGCGGTCGCCCCGGAGCAGGCCCGGTGGCAGATGCCCGACTCCTACCTGGTGCAGAACGCGCTGATCGCGGCGTTACGGGCGGCCGGCATCACGCTGACCCCGGACCTGTTCCCCGGTCATCTCCCGCTGCCCCGGCGCGCGCGCTGA
- a CDS encoding helix-turn-helix domain-containing protein — protein sequence MDELPIGRRVAYWRSRRKMSQQVFADRLGKSKSWVDKVERGVRRLDKFSVLYEIADILQIDVQLLHGKDPERRTDALNCIDQVEVEEIRTALERYDSMSAYFDAAPYPPPLDDMRKAVNHAWLTYQYGRYGMLTRALPKLLRDAQAADATYGGDDRGREAAHLLGQVYQIASSVLRKLGECNLAWLAADRSMAVAQRADDPLLAGIATTRVCNALVAMGRPRPALELNVRIADRLAPGGDNDADPRRLSVYGMLLLQGAMAAARIGDSATVDDLLSGAAEAATLLGGDHNHYWTSFGPTNLELHRAAAAVELGDGGRAVETHQRMNGHAFNALLPERRAHHLLDLSRAYSQIGDVGNAGDMLLQGDRLAPSEIRCRPIAHELMSEVLRRTRGAPPPPIAELAEHMGVGV from the coding sequence ATGGACGAACTACCCATAGGCCGGCGGGTGGCCTACTGGCGGAGCCGGCGCAAGATGTCCCAGCAGGTCTTCGCCGACCGGCTCGGCAAGTCGAAGAGCTGGGTGGACAAGGTGGAACGCGGCGTCCGCCGGCTGGACAAGTTCTCCGTGCTCTACGAGATCGCCGACATCCTCCAGATCGACGTGCAACTGCTGCACGGCAAGGACCCGGAGCGGCGCACCGACGCGCTCAACTGCATCGACCAGGTCGAGGTGGAGGAGATCCGCACCGCGCTGGAGCGCTACGACTCGATGAGCGCCTACTTCGACGCCGCGCCCTACCCGCCGCCGCTCGACGACATGCGCAAGGCGGTCAACCACGCCTGGCTCACCTACCAGTACGGCCGCTACGGCATGCTCACCCGCGCGCTGCCCAAGCTGCTGCGCGACGCCCAGGCGGCGGACGCCACGTACGGCGGCGACGACCGGGGCCGCGAGGCCGCCCACCTGCTCGGGCAGGTCTACCAGATCGCCTCCTCGGTGCTGCGCAAGCTGGGCGAGTGCAACCTGGCCTGGCTGGCCGCCGACCGCTCGATGGCGGTCGCCCAGCGGGCCGACGACCCGCTGCTCGCCGGCATCGCCACCACCCGGGTCTGCAACGCCCTCGTCGCGATGGGCCGCCCCCGCCCCGCGCTCGAACTCAACGTGCGGATCGCCGACCGGCTCGCCCCCGGCGGCGACAACGACGCCGATCCCAGGCGGCTCTCCGTCTACGGCATGCTGCTGCTCCAGGGCGCGATGGCCGCGGCCCGCATCGGCGACTCGGCGACCGTGGACGACCTGCTCAGCGGCGCCGCGGAGGCGGCCACCCTGCTCGGCGGCGACCACAACCACTACTGGACGTCGTTCGGCCCGACCAACCTGGAGCTGCACCGCGCCGCGGCGGCGGTCGAGCTGGGTGACGGCGGCCGGGCGGTGGAGACCCACCAGCGGATGAACGGGCACGCGTTCAACGCGCTGCTGCCCGAGCGGCGCGCCCACCATCTGCTCGACCTGTCCCGGGCCTACTCCCAGATCGGCGACGTCGGCAACGCCGGCGACATGCTGTTGCAGGGCGACCGGCTCGCGCCGTCGGAGATCCGGTGCCGGCCGATCGCCCACGAACTCATGTCCGAGGTCCTCCGTCGCACACGGGGTGCGCCGCCGCCGCCGATTGCGGAGTTGGCTGAGCACATGGGAGTCGGAGTATGA
- a CDS encoding flavoprotein codes for MSGPHTSTGHRGVLYVIACGSPLARHVGRLVDLARSDGWAACVVTTPDGAKFVDRAALARQTGHPVRTHYKNPGDPDVLPAADAMLVCPATVNTINKWAAGITDTLALGLLVEAQGLGVPIAAVPYTNAAMAGHPAFRSSLARLAEWGVRVVFGDHVVRLHPPGTGERHLDAFPWDAGLAALRGAARPVAPVARTV; via the coding sequence ATGAGCGGTCCGCACACCAGCACCGGGCACCGCGGGGTGCTCTACGTCATCGCCTGCGGTTCGCCGCTGGCCCGTCACGTCGGCCGCCTGGTCGACCTCGCCCGGTCCGACGGCTGGGCGGCCTGCGTGGTCACCACGCCGGACGGCGCGAAGTTCGTCGACCGGGCCGCGTTGGCCCGCCAGACCGGCCACCCGGTCCGTACGCACTACAAGAACCCCGGGGACCCGGACGTGCTGCCGGCGGCGGACGCCATGCTGGTCTGCCCGGCCACGGTGAACACGATCAACAAGTGGGCGGCCGGCATCACCGACACGCTCGCGCTCGGCCTGCTGGTCGAGGCGCAGGGGCTGGGGGTGCCGATCGCCGCCGTCCCGTACACGAACGCGGCGATGGCCGGGCACCCGGCGTTCCGGTCCAGCCTGGCCCGGCTCGCCGAGTGGGGCGTCCGGGTGGTCTTCGGTGACCACGTGGTCCGCCTGCACCCGCCGGGCACCGGTGAGCGGCACCTGGACGCGTTCCCCTGGGACGCCGGCCTGGCCGCGCTGCGCGGCGCGGCGCGGCCGGTCGCGCCGGTCGCCCGGACGGTGTGA
- a CDS encoding Nif3-like dinuclear metal center hexameric protein — MAAALDRRYPPAWAEEWDRVGLVLGEPDQPVSRVACVVDVVPETVEEALAAGADMIVAHHPLLLRGVSSVAATTYKGRIVHRLIKADVALYVAHTNADVAAPGVSDALAARFGLTGLRPLHPPRPGSPADGPGRGIGRVGELPAPTTLAELTRLAAAVLPVTAWGVRAAGDPGRMVRTLAVSGGSGDGFLADATAAGVDAFLTADLRHHPAGEHLAAGGPALLDAAHWATERPWLDDPAAHLAAELGVETVVSDLDTDPWTVHAAAPRPDDKEPRP; from the coding sequence GTGGCGGCCGCCCTGGACCGCCGCTACCCGCCCGCCTGGGCCGAGGAGTGGGACCGGGTCGGCCTGGTGCTGGGCGAGCCCGACCAGCCGGTGAGCCGGGTCGCCTGCGTGGTCGACGTGGTCCCGGAGACGGTCGAGGAGGCGCTCGCCGCCGGCGCCGACATGATCGTCGCGCACCACCCGCTGCTGCTGCGCGGCGTCTCCTCGGTGGCCGCCACCACGTACAAGGGCCGGATCGTGCACCGGCTGATCAAGGCCGACGTCGCCCTGTACGTGGCGCACACCAACGCCGACGTGGCCGCCCCGGGCGTGTCCGACGCCCTGGCCGCCCGGTTCGGGCTGACCGGGCTGCGCCCGCTGCACCCGCCCCGGCCGGGCTCACCCGCCGACGGGCCGGGCCGGGGCATCGGTCGGGTCGGCGAGCTGCCCGCCCCGACGACGCTGGCCGAGCTGACGCGGCTGGCCGCCGCCGTGCTCCCGGTCACCGCCTGGGGCGTTCGCGCCGCCGGGGATCCCGGGCGTATGGTTCGTACCCTCGCCGTCAGCGGCGGCTCGGGGGACGGCTTCCTCGCCGACGCGACCGCGGCCGGGGTGGACGCGTTCCTCACCGCGGACCTGCGCCACCACCCGGCCGGGGAGCACCTCGCCGCCGGCGGCCCGGCCCTGTTGGACGCCGCCCACTGGGCGACCGAACGGCCGTGGCTGGACGACCCGGCCGCCCACCTGGCCGCCGAGTTGGGCGTCGAGACCGTGGTGTCCGACCTGGACACCGACCCCTGGACCGTGCACGCCGCCGCGCCCCGACCGGACGACAAGGAGCCCCGACCGTGA